The following are from one region of the Candidatus Thermoplasmatota archaeon genome:
- a CDS encoding 4Fe-4S dicluster domain-containing protein: MMILKMKKEDLSVFLDSVKEWGELWGPTKKGDKVSYAKVDSLSQMDLKATRTIIPPKKFLYPPRFTMFDYDEDGFVERRGDVPRRILFGIHPCDIHGILIMDKLFLETYKDPYYAERREKTLLLGHSCIPDDKCMCMATNTDFIAEGFDLFFTDLKMFYLVRVGSTKGHDLVRMKPDLFSRDLGKNEILTYNEYRNWKNSQFKKQMDFTGMPYIFELGYNSPVWDQLGDKCLSCGQCSMVCPTCNCYNVVDEVELGTVEGTRDRFWDSCMFREYSLVAGGGNFRDKRADRLRLWYTHKLQAYIGEFGKPACVGCGRCVDTCPVEINVVTVSNALKEQEVGK; encoded by the coding sequence ATGATGATTCTGAAGATGAAGAAGGAGGACCTTTCCGTCTTCCTCGACTCCGTCAAGGAGTGGGGAGAACTCTGGGGTCCGACGAAGAAGGGAGACAAGGTGTCCTACGCGAAGGTTGACTCGCTATCGCAGATGGATCTGAAGGCGACGAGGACCATCATACCGCCAAAGAAGTTCCTCTATCCGCCTAGGTTCACGATGTTCGACTACGACGAGGATGGCTTTGTCGAGAGGCGCGGTGACGTGCCGCGGAGGATCCTGTTCGGAATCCACCCCTGCGACATCCATGGCATACTCATCATGGACAAGCTATTCCTAGAGACGTACAAGGACCCATACTACGCTGAGAGAAGGGAGAAGACCTTGCTGCTAGGGCACAGCTGCATCCCCGATGACAAGTGTATGTGCATGGCGACCAATACTGATTTCATCGCTGAGGGGTTCGACCTGTTCTTCACGGACCTCAAGATGTTCTATCTCGTCAGGGTCGGATCGACGAAGGGACATGACCTTGTGAGAATGAAGCCGGACCTGTTCAGCAGGGACCTTGGCAAGAACGAGATCCTCACCTACAATGAGTACAGGAATTGGAAGAACTCCCAGTTCAAGAAACAAATGGATTTCACGGGCATGCCATACATATTCGAGCTAGGATACAACAGTCCTGTCTGGGACCAGCTTGGGGACAAATGCCTCTCGTGCGGTCAGTGCTCGATGGTCTGTCCGACATGCAACTGCTACAATGTGGTCGATGAGGTGGAGCTCGGAACCGTCGAGGGTACGAGGGACCGATTCTGGGACAGCTGCATGTTCAGAGAGTATTCCCTTGTTGCTGGAGGCGGCAATTTCAGGGACAAGAGAGCCGACAGATTGAGGCTCTGGTATACTCACAAGTTGCAGGCGTACATAGGGGAGTTCGGAAAGCCGGCGTGTGTCGGCTGCGGAAGATGCGTCGATACATGTCCTGTGGAGATCAACGTGGTCACCGTCTCGAACGCCCTCAAGGAGCAGGAGGTGGGCAAGTGA
- a CDS encoding FAD/NAD(P)-binding protein has translation MKKMCVVLDEKEVDDNPFTPDTWRIVRKYPLISDVNFFQARPVDVDEALKFDYLPGQFVMLSIAGEGEAPFCISSSPSRPGLLEFCIRNVGTLTSTLFGLKENQTIGIRGPYGNGFPIEKMEGKDILIVAGGMGVAPLRSLLLYVLDNRDKFGKLTYLHGARNPGEMLFREEFMQLKERDDLHCLLSVDKDDTGKWTEKVGVVTTLFKDLGPIDAKNTVAAVCGPPIMYKFVMQNLVQLGIPKHQILMTLERRMKCGVGKCGHCAIEYLYTCIDGPVFSWWDVLHMKELIGRGASDKTIS, from the coding sequence GTGAAGAAGATGTGCGTGGTCCTTGATGAAAAGGAGGTGGACGACAACCCCTTCACCCCGGACACGTGGAGGATTGTTCGGAAGTACCCGCTCATTAGCGACGTGAACTTCTTCCAAGCGAGACCCGTTGATGTCGACGAGGCGCTGAAGTTCGACTACCTGCCGGGGCAGTTCGTGATGTTGTCAATAGCCGGGGAGGGTGAGGCGCCGTTCTGTATCTCTTCGTCCCCTTCGAGACCCGGGTTGCTGGAATTCTGCATCAGGAATGTGGGAACGCTCACGAGCACTCTCTTCGGGCTGAAGGAGAACCAGACAATAGGCATACGCGGCCCGTACGGCAACGGCTTCCCCATCGAGAAGATGGAAGGCAAGGACATCTTGATAGTCGCAGGCGGCATGGGCGTCGCCCCGCTTCGCTCGCTGCTCCTTTACGTACTTGACAATCGGGACAAGTTCGGCAAGCTCACCTACTTGCACGGCGCCAGGAACCCTGGCGAGATGCTGTTCCGGGAGGAGTTCATGCAGCTGAAGGAACGCGATGACCTCCACTGCCTGCTGTCCGTCGACAAGGATGACACGGGCAAGTGGACGGAGAAGGTTGGCGTTGTCACGACGCTCTTCAAGGATCTCGGACCGATTGATGCCAAGAACACGGTCGCGGCGGTCTGCGGCCCGCCGATCATGTACAAGTTCGTAATGCAGAACCTCGTCCAGCTGGGAATTCCAAAGCACCAGATACTGATGACGCTGGAGAGGAGGATGAAGTGCGGCGTCGGCAAATGCGGCCATTGCGCGATCGAGTATCTCTACACGTGCATAGATGGTCCTGTGTTCTCATGGTGGGACGTGCTCCACATGAAGGAGCTCATAGGGAGGGGTGCAAGTGACAAGACAATCTCCTAA